TTCGGCAGGACGCAGGCGCGTCACCTCGGAAGGAAGGCGTACAGGACGGCGCCGCTCCGGATCGACCAGGAACCAGGCCGACAGCCCTTCGGCCACCGGATTGTTGGCTGCGTCGCGTATGGCATAGGCCCGGAGCGCACGTAGACCCTGGAAACCGCATGGCCAGGTTTCAACGTGTACCGTTTCAGCCCATGCCGGCCGTCGGTAGAGCTGTAGCCGGAACTGGTGAAGCACCCAGTAAACCGGCCGACCACCAACTTCCAGAGACGCCACCCCCAGTGCCTGCGCATGACGACTGGCCGCTTCCTGCAGATAACCACTCAGGGCCGGCAGTGCCAGCAAGCCGTCTGGTGCAACATCAAGCGCGCGTACGCGCAGCGTTTCGGTCCAGTGGAGCAAGACGGACATCATGCAGGGGTAAGGATCGGGGGCTACAACTGCTAAAAAGGAGTATGTCCTGGCTATCCGTAGCACAAAGAAGCAATGCGCCAATGGTTTCACCGAACGTTCCAAATCCAGTGAGACACGGCGTCTCCCTCCAGGGTGGGACGGCTTGACGCTTCTGCTATCCTCAAAGCCCACTTTACGACGCGACCCACGTTCATCGTGGATGTCACCACGACGGAGATAAAGAGGATCAAACGATGTGGCTTTAGAAGCAATAGCCAGGGTCGATCTATAAGACAGCGTTGATCCCTGTAAGCTTTGATTACGGCACCACCATGTCCGAAAAGCGGCCGCGTACTGAACCACGGTCTTTGGCTGAGCCTCTGGATGATAGCACAGACGATGCCACCTTTTCGCTGACCAATCTAAGCGATCCGGTCGTCATCATGCTCCTGTTCCAGGAGCTGATTCGGGAAGAACAGGTACGAAAAGCCTGGGAAAAGTGGCGTCAGCTCGACGAAAAGCAGCGTCGGCCACTCTGGCGCCTTCTGATCGAAGTTGACGGGATTGATCCTGCCGTCGTCTACGCTACAGCTGCCGAGGTATACGGCTTTAAGACGGCCCGAATCAACCGCAGCCAGGTGTTACGTTTCCTGCGTGATCAGAGAAAACGTTTCACGCAGGAGCAATGGGATTGGATGCGGCGGGAGTGGGTATTACCTATCGGCCAGGAAGTCGATGAAAAACGAGGCATTACACGCTGGCTGCTGGGAACGCACGATCCCACACGTCCCAGTCTGCAGC
The genomic region above belongs to Rhodothermus sp. and contains:
- a CDS encoding thioesterase, with translation MSVLLHWTETLRVRALDVAPDGLLALPALSGYLQEAASRHAQALGVASLEVGGRPVYWVLHQFRLQLYRRPAWAETVHVETWPCGFQGLRALRAYAIRDAANNPVAEGLSAWFLVDPERRRPVRLPSEVTRLRPAESPPVRLSGAFPNAPETPPCWTDTVRVRFSDLDRNGHANNTRYLAWLVDALPEALRSGSLQSLAITFRHEAHLDDPVMIESWPLKANQLLHRFVRATDRLLLAEALTAWSGSDQ